A segment of the Aromatoleum aromaticum EbN1 genome:
CGCCAACCGGCCGTACAGCGTTTTCGGCCAGGAGTACGTTCCGGCGACCGAGCTGAGCGCGTTCCGCCAGCGCGGGCGCGCGAGCTGGTACGGGCGGCGCTTCCACGGCAAGCCGACGTCCAGCGGCGAGCCCTACGACATGTACGCGATGACTGCGGCACATCCGACGCTGCCGATCCCGAGCTATGCGCGCGTGACGAACCCGGCCAACGGTCGGACGATCGTGGTCCGCATCAACGATCGGGGCCCGTTCCACAAGGACCGCATCATCGACCTCTCGTATGCCGGCGCGCATCGGCTCGGCTACGTGAATGCCGGCAGCGCCCCGGTCGAGGTCGAAACGATCCTGCCGCACGAGATCGCGCTGAGCACGCCGGCGCAGCCGGCGCAGCCGGCGCAGGGATTGAGCGTGGGGCGCGGCGTGTTCCTTCAGCTCGGCACGTTTTCTTCGGCAGCGAAGGCCGAAGGGTTGCGCGCGCGGGTTCGCGACGAATTCGAAACGCTCGCCGACCGCCTCGAACTCCAGGAAGACGGCAGCCGCTATCGCGTGCAGCTCGGGCCGTTCGCGTCCGCCGACGAAGCCCGCGACGAAGCCGGACGCCTTGCGGCAGCGCTGGATATCCGCCCCTTCGTTGTTACACGCTGAAACATGATCACCCGGGCGGCATCGGATCCGCGCCGGCTTTGCCCGTTCGACCCACTATAATCGCAGGCTCCGCTGTTCCTTCCCTTCCTCACCTTCCGGTTCTCCCTCAGGTCCTCATGCGTTTATTCATTGTCCTGCTTCTTGCGTTGCTCGCCTTTCCCGCTTCAGCCCAGAATGTCCCCGCGCCGACGCTGGCTGCCAAATCCTGGCTGCTGATGGATCACGCCACCGGGCAGGTGCTCGCGGCGCAGGAACCGGACGCGCGTATCGAACCGGCTTCGCTGACGAAGCTGATGACGGCTTACCTGACGTTCGCGGCGCTGAAGAACGGCACGATCACGCTCGATCAGACGGTGCCGGTGTCGAACAAAGCCTGGCGCAGCGAAGGCTCGCGGATGTTCATCGAACCGAACCGGCCCGTTACCGTCGGCGAACTCACTTCGGGGATGATCATCCAGTCCGGCAACGACGCGTGCGTCGCGCTGGCCGAGCTCCTCGCCGGTTCCGAGGAAGCGTTCGCGCACATGATGAACGCCGAAGCCCAGCGCCTCGGCATGAAAAACACCCACTTCACGAACTCGACCGGCTTGCCCGACCCGCAGCTCTACACCACCGCGCGCGACCTGGGGCTGCTCGCCGCGGCGATCGTGCGCGACTTCCCCGAGTATTACCGCTATTACTCCCAGAAAGAGTACACGTACAACAAGATCACCCAGCCGAACCGCAATCGCCTGCTGTGGCTGGACACGACCGTCGACGGCCTGAAGACCGGCCACACCAGCAGCGCCGGCTACTGCCTGATTTCGTCGGCACAGCGCGGTCCGCGCCGCCTGATCTCGGTCATGCTCGGCACCGATTCGGACACGATCCGCGCGCAAGAGTCGCTGAAACTGCTGAACTACGGCTTCCAGTTCCACGACACCGTCAAACTCTATTCGGCCGACCAGGAACTGTCGCGCTTCCAGGTGTGGAAAGGCCAGGCCGACGACGTTGCGGTCGGCTTCCTCGGCGACTTCGTGATGTCGCTGCCGAAAGGGCAGTCGGAGAAAATCGAGGCTTCGCTGGTCAGCCAGCAGCCGGTCATTGCGCCGATCCAGAAAGGCCAGCCGATCGGCACGCTGCACCTGACTCTCGACGGCAAGCCGCTCGGCGAACACGCGGTCGTCGCGCTGCAGGACGTGCCGGTGGCCGGCTTCTTCGGCCGCCTGTGGGATACGCTGCTGTTGTGGATCAAGAGCCTGTAACAGAGCCTGTAACGCCGATGCGGAGACGCCCATGAGCATCTGCTTT
Coding sequences within it:
- a CDS encoding septal ring lytic transglycosylase RlpA family protein — its product is MRSNDCDPMTAAGVRSLVLALALAGAFAAGLSGCGSTPSRDTTMQAPAGAGSAARRGGYYKDDGPGSDIPANLDAIADAEPRLEPLHRFANRPYSVFGQEYVPATELSAFRQRGRASWYGRRFHGKPTSSGEPYDMYAMTAAHPTLPIPSYARVTNPANGRTIVVRINDRGPFHKDRIIDLSYAGAHRLGYVNAGSAPVEVETILPHEIALSTPAQPAQPAQGLSVGRGVFLQLGTFSSAAKAEGLRARVRDEFETLADRLELQEDGSRYRVQLGPFASADEARDEAGRLAAALDIRPFVVTR
- a CDS encoding D-alanyl-D-alanine carboxypeptidase family protein; its protein translation is MRLFIVLLLALLAFPASAQNVPAPTLAAKSWLLMDHATGQVLAAQEPDARIEPASLTKLMTAYLTFAALKNGTITLDQTVPVSNKAWRSEGSRMFIEPNRPVTVGELTSGMIIQSGNDACVALAELLAGSEEAFAHMMNAEAQRLGMKNTHFTNSTGLPDPQLYTTARDLGLLAAAIVRDFPEYYRYYSQKEYTYNKITQPNRNRLLWLDTTVDGLKTGHTSSAGYCLISSAQRGPRRLISVMLGTDSDTIRAQESLKLLNYGFQFHDTVKLYSADQELSRFQVWKGQADDVAVGFLGDFVMSLPKGQSEKIEASLVSQQPVIAPIQKGQPIGTLHLTLDGKPLGEHAVVALQDVPVAGFFGRLWDTLLLWIKSL